One part of the Microvirga sp. TS319 genome encodes these proteins:
- a CDS encoding TonB-dependent receptor plug domain-containing protein, whose amino-acid sequence MVVPLRRIFAASVSLCVISLDAALAQAFADSIPEPDFVVTATRSPLAISQAGSAISVIPGEEIEKESPKSPADVLRRVPGVTVVETGGPGGTTTVRIRGADAGQTLVLIDGIRANDPSSDAGEFDFSNLSAVDIERIEVLRGPQSAIYGSDAMGGVINIITRKGKGAPRFSVGVEGGNYGTKAGRAAVSGSEGPVSYAFSTTGFDMTGFSRYGYRIGRIEHALTSPLEADGAQRLGAAGRVAVALSPNTEFEIGGYTSHNKADLDNDAGFDALPDGPSSTRQRLYEGHARLTQKAFDGILKSSFLVSGSRMDRDYRLIGSYALPSLYWDEYGYQGDRLSAEYQGDLKLGALGLLTLGAKVEEETLVSTTRNVLPFETPTYDNVDASQTTRSLYALHQFSLIENLHLSLGGRIDDVEGGDTFGTWRATAAYDIPDSGTKLRASIGTGAKAPTLYQQFDPFSGTADLESERSIGFDIGLDQRLADDRVLISATFFANRFRNLIAYEMAESCRPEQIYGCFINVNRARTSGVELSADVDVVPAWLRMKANYTFLEAFDEDTDLRLARRPQHQGRLGLIITPMPGLSIEPSVVLVGSRFSSPGEGYELAPYGRIDVYADYRISDTFSAYARAENLTDARYQEVYDYGTAGRSFYAGLRATW is encoded by the coding sequence ATGGTCGTGCCTTTGCGCCGCATCTTCGCGGCATCCGTATCTTTATGTGTCATTTCGCTGGACGCCGCCCTGGCCCAGGCGTTCGCCGATTCCATCCCTGAGCCCGACTTCGTGGTCACGGCCACGCGCTCGCCCCTCGCCATCTCGCAGGCCGGCAGCGCGATTTCGGTGATTCCCGGCGAGGAGATCGAAAAAGAATCCCCGAAGAGTCCCGCCGATGTCCTGCGCCGTGTGCCGGGCGTCACCGTCGTCGAGACCGGCGGTCCCGGAGGGACGACGACGGTGCGCATTCGCGGCGCCGATGCCGGGCAGACCCTCGTACTGATCGACGGGATCCGCGCGAACGACCCCTCCTCCGATGCCGGCGAGTTCGACTTCTCCAATCTGTCCGCCGTCGATATCGAGCGGATCGAAGTCCTGCGCGGCCCGCAATCCGCCATCTACGGCTCCGATGCGATGGGCGGCGTGATCAACATCATAACCCGCAAGGGCAAGGGCGCGCCGCGTTTCAGCGTCGGCGTGGAGGGCGGCAACTATGGCACCAAGGCCGGGCGGGCCGCGGTTTCAGGCAGCGAAGGCCCCGTCTCCTACGCGTTCTCGACGACAGGCTTCGACATGACGGGCTTCTCGCGTTACGGCTACCGGATCGGCCGTATCGAACACGCGCTTACCTCCCCTCTCGAAGCCGACGGCGCACAGCGCCTGGGCGCGGCGGGACGTGTCGCGGTCGCACTTTCGCCGAACACCGAATTCGAGATCGGAGGCTATACGAGCCACAACAAGGCTGATCTCGACAACGATGCCGGCTTCGATGCGCTGCCCGATGGCCCCTCCTCGACGCGGCAGCGTCTCTACGAAGGCCATGCGCGCCTGACGCAGAAAGCGTTCGACGGCATTCTCAAGAGCAGCTTTCTCGTTTCCGGCAGCCGTATGGATCGCGATTACCGTCTGATCGGCTCATATGCCTTGCCGAGCCTCTATTGGGATGAATACGGATATCAAGGCGACCGCCTGTCGGCGGAATACCAGGGCGATCTGAAGCTCGGAGCGCTTGGTCTGCTGACGCTGGGCGCCAAGGTCGAGGAAGAGACGTTGGTTTCCACGACGCGCAATGTTCTCCCGTTCGAGACACCGACCTACGACAATGTCGATGCATCACAGACGACGCGCTCGCTCTATGCGCTCCACCAGTTCAGCCTCATCGAGAATCTCCATCTCTCGCTGGGTGGTCGCATCGACGATGTCGAGGGAGGCGACACTTTCGGAACGTGGCGCGCAACGGCGGCATACGACATTCCGGACTCCGGCACCAAGCTGCGGGCCAGCATCGGCACAGGCGCGAAGGCGCCGACCCTGTATCAGCAGTTCGATCCGTTCTCCGGCACGGCCGATCTGGAATCGGAGCGCTCCATCGGCTTCGATATAGGCCTCGATCAACGCCTTGCGGACGACCGTGTGCTGATTTCGGCAACATTCTTCGCCAACCGCTTCCGAAACCTCATCGCCTACGAGATGGCGGAAAGCTGCCGCCCGGAGCAGATCTATGGCTGCTTCATCAATGTGAACCGGGCCCGCACCAGCGGCGTGGAACTCTCGGCCGATGTGGACGTCGTTCCCGCCTGGCTTCGCATGAAGGCGAACTATACCTTTCTCGAAGCTTTCGATGAGGACACGGACCTGCGCCTTGCGCGCCGTCCGCAGCACCAGGGCCGTCTCGGCCTGATCATCACGCCCATGCCCGGGCTCTCGATCGAACCCTCCGTCGTGCTTGTGGGAAGCCGCTTCTCGTCTCCCGGAGAGGGGTACGAACTCGCGCCTTATGGGCGCATCGATGTCTATGCCGATTACAGGATCAGCGACACCTTCAGCGCCTATGCCCGCGCAGAAAATCTCACCGATGCGCGCTATCAGGAGGTCTACGATTACGGCACGGCCGGTCGCTCCTTCTACGCCGGCTTGCGCGCAACGTGGTAA
- a CDS encoding sensor histidine kinase: MDFNAAENQFAVLAESLPQLVWSARADGSHDYFNRRWHEFTGLTPEQSEGDGWLNAVHPKDMPEVRVQWLRSIETGAPYEWEYRIRNAGGRYEWVLSRAVPIQALSGDTMRWFGTSTNIDAQKRAEEAVRRLETRYRLALEAADLGTWQIDLEKKQVLWDEGTCALYRILHDGSLNLPLSQVIDMIHPDDRDEVQARIAKACDPQWDGHYESEYRAILPDGKLRWFRSVGQAFFAVDGDKPHAVILSGVVSDITERHAFEEAQQLLTRELNHRVKNLFAIANGMVSMTARTAKDPKEMATALRGRLSALSRAHELVQPASAIAQGSGTDVDLARLCEAVLEPYRQSSSDRVDIQGPSVRVGSNTTTSLALVLHELATNAAKYGCLSNPEGRLAIRWTVHNETVDLHWTEGGGPTVESKPDFEGFGTQLSQRSIAGQLGGTLEQEWLREGLRVHMTLPLNRLTG, from the coding sequence GTGGATTTCAATGCAGCGGAAAATCAGTTTGCCGTTCTGGCGGAATCCTTGCCCCAGCTCGTCTGGTCGGCCCGTGCCGACGGGTCACACGATTATTTTAACCGCCGCTGGCATGAATTCACGGGTCTGACCCCCGAGCAATCCGAGGGAGACGGCTGGCTCAATGCGGTGCATCCCAAGGACATGCCCGAGGTTCGGGTGCAATGGCTGCGATCGATCGAGACCGGGGCACCCTATGAATGGGAATACCGGATCCGAAACGCCGGGGGCCGTTACGAATGGGTCCTCAGCCGCGCCGTTCCGATCCAGGCCCTTTCCGGCGACACGATGCGCTGGTTCGGCACCAGCACCAATATCGATGCCCAGAAGAGGGCGGAGGAAGCCGTCCGTAGGCTGGAAACACGCTATCGCCTGGCCCTCGAGGCGGCCGATCTCGGCACATGGCAGATCGATCTGGAGAAGAAGCAGGTTCTCTGGGACGAGGGCACCTGCGCTCTCTATCGGATCCTGCATGACGGATCACTCAACCTTCCCTTGAGCCAGGTCATCGACATGATTCACCCCGATGACCGGGATGAGGTGCAGGCCCGCATCGCGAAAGCCTGCGACCCGCAATGGGACGGCCATTACGAGAGCGAGTACCGGGCGATCCTGCCCGACGGGAAACTCCGCTGGTTCCGCTCGGTCGGGCAGGCCTTCTTCGCGGTCGACGGGGACAAGCCCCATGCCGTGATTCTCTCCGGCGTGGTCAGCGACATCACCGAGCGGCACGCTTTCGAGGAGGCCCAGCAGCTCCTCACGCGTGAGTTGAACCATCGCGTCAAGAACCTGTTCGCCATCGCCAACGGCATGGTCTCGATGACCGCGCGCACGGCCAAAGATCCGAAGGAGATGGCGACCGCGCTCCGCGGCCGCCTGAGCGCGCTCTCGCGGGCTCACGAGCTTGTACAGCCCGCCTCCGCCATCGCACAAGGATCGGGGACGGATGTCGATCTCGCCCGACTGTGCGAAGCCGTGCTCGAGCCTTATCGTCAATCCAGCTCTGACCGGGTCGACATTCAAGGACCGAGCGTTCGTGTGGGCTCCAACACCACGACGAGTCTTGCGCTGGTGCTGCATGAACTGGCCACGAATGCCGCCAAATACGGCTGCCTTTCGAACCCGGAAGGCCGTTTAGCGATCCGATGGACCGTTCACAACGAGACGGTCGATCTCCACTGGACCGAGGGCGGGGGCCCCACGGTCGAGAGCAAACCGGATTTCGAAGGTTTCGGCACGCAGCTCTCTCAGAGAAGCATCGCGGGGCAGCTCGGCGGCACGCTGGAGCAGGAATGGCTGCGCGAAGGCCTGCGCGTCCACATGACCCTTCCTCTCAATCGCCTGACGGGCTAG
- the cobU gene encoding bifunctional adenosylcobinamide kinase/adenosylcobinamide-phosphate guanylyltransferase — protein sequence MTFHRRVLVLGGARSGKSRLAQQWAEAASTARVLVATAQAFDDEMRERIAHHQSERDASWQVEEAPLDLVSAIRATAAPDRVVLVDCLTLWLSNIMLDGRNTEHEIDALLDELKALKGPLLLVSNEVGQGIVPATALGRAFRDEQGRLNQRIAAACDAVALVAAGCPVLLKPAPPLNLRLG from the coding sequence ATGACCTTTCACCGCCGTGTCCTCGTCCTGGGCGGCGCACGCTCAGGCAAGAGCCGGCTCGCCCAGCAATGGGCCGAGGCGGCATCGACCGCCCGCGTTCTCGTCGCGACGGCGCAAGCCTTCGACGACGAAATGCGGGAGCGCATCGCGCATCATCAATCCGAGCGCGATGCGTCCTGGCAGGTGGAGGAGGCACCGCTCGACCTCGTTTCGGCCATTCGCGCGACTGCCGCACCCGATCGTGTCGTGCTCGTCGACTGCCTGACCCTATGGCTCTCCAACATCATGCTGGACGGACGCAATACCGAGCATGAGATCGACGCACTGCTCGATGAGCTGAAGGCGCTGAAAGGTCCCCTTCTCCTCGTCTCGAACGAGGTCGGCCAGGGGATTGTCCCCGCGACCGCTCTCGGCCGCGCATTTCGCGACGAGCAGGGCCGGCTCAATCAGCGGATCGCAGCGGCATGCGATGCCGTCGCCCTCGTCGCCGCCGGGTGCCCGGTCCTGCTCAAGCCGGCCCCTCCCCTGAACCTGCGCCTCGGCTGA
- a CDS encoding lysylphosphatidylglycerol synthase domain-containing protein, with translation MNDMSPNPVAPPDIASADALHPKERRSRRFAWIGMGASVILFGASLVVLWHIVSEIDVNELKAAFTAASLRQIGLAILFTTISYSLLTCYDAIALRQLKLKIPYRTTAMASFTSYAVSFTLGFPLLTAGTVRYWLYSPKGVSPGRVASLTVITGVTFWLGMALVLATSMIRQADELASLVYTHIWVNQLIGLAAAVFVLGYLVWVSFKRRIVRIQGWKLELPGLRLSLAQILIGACDVCAGAGVLFILLPGGHGLGFETFLAVYIFAVMLGVASHAPGGLGVFEATILLALSSYPREPVLGALLLYRLCYYLVPFVVALALLGAYEVRNRLRSSRGAFKPDEELAEEGSAGR, from the coding sequence ATGAACGATATGAGCCCCAATCCGGTTGCCCCGCCGGACATCGCATCTGCCGACGCCCTGCATCCCAAGGAGCGCCGCTCGCGCCGCTTCGCCTGGATCGGCATGGGCGCCAGTGTAATCCTGTTCGGGGCATCCCTTGTCGTTCTTTGGCATATCGTCTCTGAAATCGACGTGAACGAACTGAAGGCCGCCTTCACGGCGGCGAGCTTGCGCCAGATCGGCCTGGCGATTCTTTTCACCACCATCAGCTACAGCCTTCTGACCTGCTATGATGCCATCGCGCTGAGACAGCTCAAGCTCAAGATCCCGTATCGCACCACCGCGATGGCCTCCTTCACGTCCTATGCGGTGAGCTTTACCCTGGGCTTTCCCCTGCTCACGGCCGGCACGGTCCGTTACTGGCTCTATTCTCCCAAAGGAGTGAGTCCGGGACGGGTGGCAAGCCTTACGGTGATCACCGGCGTGACCTTCTGGCTCGGCATGGCCTTGGTCCTGGCCACGAGCATGATCCGGCAGGCGGACGAGCTAGCGAGCCTTGTCTATACCCATATCTGGGTCAATCAGCTGATCGGCCTCGCCGCGGCCGTGTTCGTCCTGGGCTATCTGGTCTGGGTCTCGTTCAAACGCCGGATCGTCCGGATCCAGGGGTGGAAGCTCGAGCTTCCGGGCCTGCGCCTGTCTCTGGCCCAGATCCTGATCGGCGCCTGCGATGTCTGCGCCGGGGCCGGGGTGCTCTTCATCCTTCTGCCCGGAGGGCACGGCCTCGGCTTCGAGACTTTCCTCGCTGTCTATATCTTCGCCGTCATGCTGGGCGTGGCGAGCCATGCGCCCGGCGGCCTCGGCGTCTTCGAGGCCACGATCCTTCTGGCGCTATCGAGCTATCCCCGCGAGCCGGTCCTGGGTGCGCTCCTGCTCTATCGCCTGTGCTACTATCTCGTTCCATTCGTGGTGGCCCTGGCCCTGTTGGGCGCCTATGAAGTCCGCAACCGTCTGAGGTCCTCGCGAGGGGCGTTCAAGCCCGACGAGGAGCTTGCCGAGGAGGGATCGGCCGGGAGATGA
- a CDS encoding MFS transporter: protein MNSSLALIWTITVATTLLQAGNGLLQAVMPLRMQAEGLSVSAIGIVAAGYGLGFSTGCLLAPAFIRHVGYIRAFASLAAMVAVLVLVMTQAHSTLAWVILRGLTGVTLACIFTVTDGWISARASSSHRGRILSFYMIATKIALMLSPLGISFGDIGTDGLFMAVSAVISLSLLPIAATSTKEPPAPVGVKVDVRYLFALAPSAVVGSFVVGLVNGPVIAITPVFGVSIGMSQERAAALLFALQAGSLVLQWPLGWLSDRADRRYIIAGLAAGTSLVSMLILFASAHGAQDMILWSFAAWGGLALCIYSVCVAHACDIVEPGRIVSTVGTLLFSWAAGVTVGPLFGAAAMELLGPDGLFIYSAVASLGLVAFIILRIVRVQRAPVMGGFVVASTNSAAPTVVARTEVAASDQAEDGAGPDQNSASAVTRDETSS, encoded by the coding sequence GTGAATTCTTCCCTCGCTCTGATCTGGACCATTACGGTCGCCACCACGTTGCTGCAGGCCGGTAATGGCCTGCTCCAGGCTGTCATGCCGTTGCGCATGCAGGCCGAAGGCCTTTCGGTCTCCGCGATCGGCATCGTGGCGGCGGGGTACGGCCTCGGCTTCTCGACCGGGTGCCTCCTGGCTCCGGCCTTCATCCGCCATGTCGGCTACATCCGCGCTTTCGCGAGCCTCGCCGCCATGGTCGCTGTGCTCGTACTGGTGATGACGCAGGCCCATTCCACACTGGCCTGGGTGATTCTGCGCGGGCTGACGGGCGTGACGCTGGCCTGCATCTTCACGGTGACGGACGGTTGGATCAGCGCGCGTGCTTCATCAAGCCATCGCGGACGAATTCTCTCGTTTTATATGATCGCCACCAAGATCGCCCTGATGCTGTCGCCGCTCGGCATCAGCTTCGGGGATATCGGGACCGACGGATTGTTCATGGCCGTAAGTGCCGTGATATCGCTGTCCCTGCTTCCGATCGCCGCCACGAGCACGAAGGAGCCGCCGGCGCCGGTCGGCGTGAAGGTCGACGTCCGGTATCTTTTCGCCCTCGCGCCCTCGGCCGTCGTCGGCTCCTTCGTGGTGGGCCTCGTCAACGGGCCGGTGATCGCCATCACGCCGGTTTTCGGGGTGAGCATCGGAATGAGCCAGGAGCGGGCTGCGGCGCTTCTGTTCGCACTCCAGGCCGGAAGTCTCGTGCTGCAATGGCCGCTCGGCTGGCTCTCCGACCGGGCGGATAGACGTTACATCATCGCCGGGCTGGCGGCGGGCACGAGCTTGGTCTCGATGCTCATTCTCTTCGCGAGCGCACATGGGGCCCAGGACATGATCCTGTGGAGCTTCGCCGCCTGGGGCGGCCTGGCGCTCTGTATCTATTCCGTGTGCGTGGCCCATGCCTGCGACATCGTCGAGCCCGGCCGCATCGTCTCGACGGTCGGCACGCTTCTCTTCTCGTGGGCGGCGGGCGTTACGGTCGGTCCCCTGTTCGGTGCCGCCGCCATGGAGCTGCTGGGACCTGACGGCCTTTTCATTTATTCGGCAGTCGCCTCCCTGGGACTCGTCGCCTTCATCATCCTGCGCATCGTCCGGGTTCAGCGTGCGCCGGTGATGGGCGGCTTCGTGGTCGCTTCCACCAACTCCGCTGCCCCCACGGTGGTGGCCCGGACGGAGGTTGCCGCGAGCGATCAGGCGGAGGACGGCGCAGGGCCGGATCAGAACTCGGCTTCTGCGGTGACGCGGGACGAAACGTCCTCATAG
- the rfbD gene encoding dTDP-4-dehydrorhamnose reductase, translating into MHIIVIGKEGQVARAMAERASTHRAETLLLGRPELDLGEPSAIEDILRRTGGDLIVNAAAYTAVDQAEAEPGAAEAVNASGAGTLAGAARAMGVPFIQLSTDYVFDGTLPRPYREDDAVHPLGAYGRSKLLGEQAVAAATDDHVILRTAWIYSPFGRNFVKTMLRLAADRDEIGIVADQIGSPTSALDLADGIYGVARNLLENPQEGRLRGIFNMAGNGFASWAEFASEIFAVSARLGGPFARIRPLSTADYPTPAKRPGNSRLDCAKLEAIHGIRLPVWRASLEPCLLRLIGEVSGR; encoded by the coding sequence ATGCATATCATCGTGATCGGCAAGGAAGGGCAAGTCGCCCGTGCCATGGCGGAGCGCGCCTCCACGCATCGGGCCGAGACCCTTCTGCTCGGACGGCCCGAGCTGGACCTCGGCGAACCATCGGCAATCGAGGATATCCTGCGGCGGACAGGCGGCGATCTGATCGTGAATGCGGCGGCCTACACGGCTGTCGATCAGGCTGAAGCGGAGCCGGGAGCGGCAGAGGCGGTCAACGCAAGCGGCGCCGGCACCCTCGCCGGCGCCGCCCGGGCGATGGGCGTACCTTTCATCCAGCTTTCGACGGATTATGTCTTCGACGGCACCCTTCCTCGCCCTTACAGGGAGGACGATGCCGTCCATCCTTTGGGGGCCTATGGCCGTTCCAAACTCCTCGGAGAGCAGGCTGTCGCCGCCGCGACCGACGATCACGTGATCCTGCGGACGGCCTGGATCTACAGCCCGTTCGGCAGGAATTTCGTCAAGACCATGCTTCGACTGGCGGCGGATCGGGACGAGATCGGCATCGTCGCCGACCAGATCGGCTCTCCGACAAGCGCCCTCGATCTCGCCGACGGCATCTATGGAGTGGCCAGGAATCTTCTCGAGAACCCTCAGGAGGGCAGGCTCCGCGGCATCTTCAACATGGCCGGGAACGGCTTTGCGAGCTGGGCCGAATTCGCCTCCGAGATCTTTGCCGTGTCGGCTCGCCTGGGTGGTCCGTTCGCCAGGATCCGCCCTCTGTCGACGGCGGACTACCCCACGCCGGCGAAGCGGCCCGGCAACTCCCGTTTGGACTGCGCGAAGCTCGAAGCGATTCATGGTATTCGCCTTCCGGTCTGGCGCGCCTCCCTGGAGCCCTGTCTCCTACGGCTGATCGGCGAGGTCTCCGGTCGATAA
- a CDS encoding ABC transporter substrate-binding protein, translating to MPQLRLDRFSGWMWPICIAFALGGVAEAQQRPRHVVSLNLCTDEMLLAFADRGQIASLSHLVMDPSVSVMVEQARGISLNDGRAETILFSRPDLVLSGTYGQHNQAALLKAQGLKVLPLGPWASLTEGQEQIRAMARALGHPERGEDLITRIEAALLRTKDIVKGRPSILVYDRGGWVSPADSPMNELLLHMGFRLHQEVLGAPYGGVARLESIVTSPPDYLVVDEEAGSAVDNGTAIFSHPALMHAVPLKRRLVVPGKLALCGGPSTPALIDALAAQIQAKVR from the coding sequence ATGCCGCAACTGCGCCTCGATCGGTTTTCCGGATGGATGTGGCCCATCTGCATCGCCTTTGCTTTGGGGGGCGTGGCAGAGGCGCAGCAGCGACCCCGGCATGTGGTCTCTCTCAATCTCTGCACGGACGAGATGCTGCTGGCCTTCGCGGATCGGGGGCAGATCGCTTCTCTGAGCCATCTCGTCATGGATCCGTCGGTCTCGGTCATGGTCGAACAGGCCAGGGGCATCTCCCTCAACGACGGACGGGCGGAGACGATCCTGTTCAGCCGTCCGGATCTCGTGCTGTCAGGGACCTATGGCCAACACAACCAGGCCGCGCTCCTCAAGGCCCAGGGGCTGAAGGTCCTGCCTCTCGGGCCGTGGGCGAGCCTGACGGAGGGGCAGGAGCAGATCCGAGCGATGGCGCGCGCATTGGGACATCCCGAGCGCGGCGAGGACCTGATCACCAGAATCGAAGCCGCGCTTCTCCGGACGAAGGACATCGTCAAGGGCAGGCCCAGCATTCTTGTCTATGACCGGGGCGGGTGGGTTTCTCCGGCGGATTCGCCCATGAACGAGCTCTTGCTGCACATGGGTTTCCGGCTTCATCAGGAGGTCTTGGGAGCGCCCTATGGCGGTGTGGCCCGTCTCGAATCCATCGTCACGTCTCCACCCGATTATCTCGTCGTCGACGAGGAGGCCGGGAGCGCGGTGGACAATGGAACGGCGATCTTCTCTCACCCGGCCCTCATGCATGCCGTGCCGCTCAAGCGCCGCCTCGTGGTTCCGGGCAAGCTCGCGCTCTGTGGCGGACCTTCGACGCCCGCGCTCATCGACGCACTGGCGGCGCAAATCCAGGCGAAGGTGCGCTGA
- a CDS encoding transglycosylase SLT domain-containing protein: MFRHKDSAFIGLQARDALQSLSTFCTRHALLTVVASVALGTCAAAGAGASPAALAAPSQDQAARPFDMAPWPTAQIGTADPLETITPVDPAGTLTYARLQELFITSMPLTNPPAAEGDVGNDVDPTPVEYVDFEEMRVPRWIVDTILRASEITGADPVYMMALADKESSFLPGNKASTSSAVGLFQFITSTWLEAVQSFGAKYGLIMEASSIERQDGKLTIPDEAKREYILGLRRNPYISALMAAEMMKRDKTKIEAKLGRKLSRSEFYLSHFFGVDSASKFIALVDDTPKKSAKSAFPKAAESNKSLFYAKDGKKTRQLSVSEVYGKIDTMIDKRLNRYEDVSSRVTAEAEF; this comes from the coding sequence GTGTTTCGTCACAAAGACAGTGCTTTTATCGGGCTGCAGGCGCGCGATGCGCTCCAGAGCCTTTCTACCTTTTGTACCCGCCATGCTCTGCTCACCGTCGTCGCGAGTGTGGCCCTGGGTACCTGCGCGGCCGCAGGGGCGGGAGCCTCACCGGCTGCTCTCGCAGCACCTTCGCAGGACCAGGCTGCGCGCCCCTTCGACATGGCGCCTTGGCCGACCGCGCAGATCGGCACGGCCGACCCTCTCGAAACCATCACTCCGGTCGACCCTGCAGGGACGCTCACCTATGCCCGGTTGCAGGAGCTTTTCATCACCTCGATGCCACTCACCAATCCGCCTGCCGCGGAAGGCGATGTGGGGAATGACGTTGACCCGACTCCTGTCGAGTACGTGGATTTCGAGGAGATGCGCGTCCCGCGCTGGATCGTCGACACCATCCTCCGCGCGTCGGAGATCACCGGCGCCGATCCCGTCTACATGATGGCGCTCGCCGATAAGGAATCGAGCTTTCTTCCCGGCAATAAAGCCTCCACCTCGTCCGCTGTCGGCCTTTTCCAGTTCATCACGAGCACGTGGCTCGAAGCCGTGCAGTCGTTCGGCGCAAAATACGGACTGATCATGGAAGCCTCGTCGATCGAGAGGCAGGATGGGAAGCTCACGATCCCTGACGAAGCCAAGCGCGAATACATTCTTGGCCTGCGCCGAAATCCTTACATCTCTGCCCTCATGGCAGCGGAGATGATGAAGCGCGACAAGACGAAGATCGAGGCGAAACTCGGTCGAAAGCTCAGCCGCTCGGAATTCTATCTCTCGCACTTCTTCGGGGTGGACAGCGCGAGCAAGTTCATCGCCCTCGTGGACGACACGCCGAAGAAGAGCGCAAAGAGCGCGTTCCCCAAAGCGGCCGAGTCCAACAAGTCGCTCTTTTATGCCAAGGACGGCAAGAAGACCCGGCAGCTCAGCGTGTCCGAGGTCTACGGCAAGATCGATACGATGATCGACAAGCGCCTGAACCGCTATGAGGACGTTTCGTCCCGCGTCACCGCAGAAGCCGAGTTCTGA
- a CDS encoding O-succinylhomoserine sulfhydrylase, with protein sequence MNTRRDRDYRLETRLVHEGQERTPFGETSEALFITQGFIYETAESAERRFLNEEPGYSYSRYSNPTIDMFEQRMASLEGAETARATASGMAAVTAAMVSQVQAGDHVVAARGLFGSCRWVVEDFLPRFGVACTLVDGPDVEAWRQAVRPDTKAFLLETPSNPSLQIIDIAAVARIAHEAGATLTVDNVFATPLYQKPLALGADCVVYSATKHIDGQGRCLGGVILGSTAFIESKVQQFLRMTGPSISPFNAWVLLKGLETLSLRVERQTANAAFLADALHDHSKLQGLTYPGRADHPQAELIRRQMSGASTMIALDVKDGKDGAFRFMNGLQLIRISNNLGDAKSLVTHPATTTHQRFAPELRAEMGISDGLVRLSVGLEHRDDLLADLLNALDNV encoded by the coding sequence ATGAACACACGTCGTGACCGCGATTATCGGCTTGAGACCCGCCTCGTTCACGAAGGCCAGGAGCGGACCCCCTTCGGCGAGACATCCGAGGCTCTCTTCATCACGCAGGGTTTCATTTATGAAACCGCCGAGAGCGCCGAGCGTCGTTTCCTGAACGAGGAGCCGGGCTACAGCTACAGCCGCTACTCCAATCCGACCATCGACATGTTCGAGCAGCGCATGGCCTCTCTGGAAGGAGCGGAAACCGCCCGCGCGACGGCAAGCGGCATGGCGGCGGTCACGGCCGCCATGGTGAGCCAGGTTCAGGCCGGAGACCATGTGGTGGCGGCGCGGGGCCTCTTCGGCTCGTGCCGATGGGTGGTCGAGGACTTCCTTCCCCGGTTCGGGGTCGCCTGCACCCTGGTCGACGGTCCTGACGTCGAGGCTTGGCGCCAAGCCGTCCGCCCGGACACGAAGGCCTTTCTCCTGGAAACGCCCTCCAATCCCAGCCTGCAGATCATCGACATCGCCGCCGTCGCCCGGATCGCCCATGAGGCGGGAGCGACCCTGACCGTCGACAACGTCTTCGCCACGCCGCTCTATCAGAAGCCCCTGGCGCTTGGTGCGGATTGCGTCGTCTATTCCGCCACCAAGCATATCGACGGCCAGGGCCGCTGCCTGGGAGGCGTCATCCTGGGCTCCACGGCGTTCATCGAGAGCAAGGTCCAGCAGTTTCTGCGCATGACCGGCCCCTCGATTTCACCGTTCAATGCATGGGTTCTTCTCAAGGGCCTGGAAACGTTGTCCTTAAGGGTGGAGCGCCAGACGGCCAATGCGGCCTTCCTGGCCGACGCCTTGCACGATCATTCCAAGCTGCAGGGCCTCACCTATCCGGGCCGCGCCGATCATCCCCAGGCCGAGCTGATCCGCCGCCAGATGAGCGGAGCCTCGACCATGATCGCGCTGGACGTGAAAGACGGCAAGGACGGCGCCTTCCGCTTCATGAACGGACTGCAGCTCATCCGCATTTCGAACAATCTCGGCGACGCGAAAAGCCTTGTCACTCACCCGGCCACCACGACCCATCAGCGGTTCGCGCCGGAACTGCGCGCCGAGATGGGGATCTCGGACGGCCTCGTGCGGCTGTCAGTGGGATTGGAACATCGCGACGATCTGCTCGCCGATCTGCTGAACGCCCTCGACAACGTCTGA